From Juglans regia cultivar Chandler chromosome 8, Walnut 2.0, whole genome shotgun sequence, the proteins below share one genomic window:
- the LOC108979513 gene encoding carotenoid cleavage dioxygenase 8 homolog B, chloroplastic-like, whose product MASMSYSAVRNSSFPATVSVPDKSRGGVNDGFSFRTGKYVSRNCTARGLTVTNVATPVTVPLPAAAPSWEKEKSSSSWNHVAWTSVRQERWEGELIVEGDIPLWLNGTYLRNGPGLWRIGDYDFRHLFDGYATLVKLHFENGRLIAGHRQVESEAYMAAKKNKKICYREFSEVPKPDNFLSYVGELANLFSGASLTDNANTGVVKLGDGRVVCLTETQKGSIVIDPDTLDTLGRFEYTDTLGGLIHSAHPIVTDKEFLTLLPDLVHPGYLVARMEPGSNERKVIGRVNCRHGPAPGWVHSFPVTEHYVVVPEMPLRYCAQNLLKAEPTPLYKFEWHPDSKAFVHIMCKASGKVVASVEVPLFVTFHFINAYEEVDEDGRVTAIIADCCEHNADTTILEKLRLKNLRSFNGEDVLPDARVGRFTIPLNGNPNGKLEAAVEADEHGRGIDMCSINPNYLGLKYRFAYACGAQRPCNFPNTLIKIDLVEKKAKNWYEEGAVPSEPFFVPRPGATEEDDGVVISMISEKSGGGYALLLDGSSFEEIARARFPYGLPYGLHGCWVPKK is encoded by the exons ATGGCTTCCATGAGCTACTCGGCCGTCAGAAACTCCAGTTTTCCGGCCACAGTGTCGGTTCCGGATAAGTCCCGCGGTGGTGTAAACGATGGGTTTTCGTTCAGGACTGGCAAGTACGTTTCGAGGAATTGCACTGCTCGGGGCTTGACAGTCACGAACGTCGCAACTCCGGTGACAGTGCCACTGCCGGCAGCTGCTCCGtcatgggaaaaagaaaaaagttccaGCTCCTGGAATCACGTTGCATGGACAAGTGTTAGGCAGGAGAGATGGGAAGGAGAGCTGATCGTAGAAGGAGATATACCATTATGGCtg aatgGAACGTACCTACGAAATGGTCCTGGCCTATGGCGCATCGGGGACTACGACTTCCGCCACCTCTTTGATGGCTACGCCACCCTGGTCAAGCTTCACTTTGAGAACGGCCGCTTGATTGCCGGCCACCGACAAGTCGAATCGGAAGCCTACATGGCtgcaaagaagaacaaaaaaatatgttacCGTGAATTCTCAGAAGTCCCTAAGCCTGATAATTTCCTATCATATGTTGGTGAGCTTGCAAACTTATTCTCCGGTGCATCATTGACCGATAATGCTAATACAGGCGTCGTCAAACTCGGCGATGGCCGAGTAGTTTGCCTGACGGAGACACAGAAAGGCTCCATAGTGATCGATCCGGACACATTGGACACGTTAGGGAGGTTTGAGTACACTGACACATTAGGTGGTTTAATACACTCGGCACACCCCATTGTGACAGATAAAGAGTTTTTAACTTTGTTACCGGATTTGGTGCATCCGGGGTACTTGGTGGCGAGGATGGAGCCGGGTTCCAATGAGCGGAAGGTTATAGGAAGGGTGAACTGCCGGCATGGCCCGGCACCTGGGTGGGTCCACTCTTTCCCGGTGACTGAGCACTATGTTGTTGTGCCTGAGATGCCACTGAGGTATTGTGCCCAAAATTTGCTCAAGGCTGAGCCCACACCCTTGTACAAGTTTGAATGGCACCCCGATTCCAAAGCGTTTGTTCATATCATGTGTAAAGCTAGCGGCAAAGTA GTGGCCAGCGTGGAGGTGCCATTATTTGTTACTTTCCACTTCATTAATGCCTACGAAGAGGTGGACGAAGATGGGAGAGTGACAGCCATTATTGCCGATTGTTGTGAACACAACGCTGACACAACAATTCTGGAGAAGCTCAGGCTGAAAAATCTCCGATCATTCAACGGGGAAGATGTACTACCAGATGCTAG GGTTGGACGGTTCACTATACCTTTGAACGGGAATCCAAATGGGAAGTTAGAGGCAGCGGTGGAGGCAGATGAACACGGGAGAGGCATTGATATGTGCAGCATCAACCCTAACTATCTTGGTCTAAAATACAGATTTGCTTATGCTTGCGGGGCCCAACGCCCCTGCAATTTCCCCAACACTCTTATCAAG ATTGATTTAGTCGAAAAGAAGGCGAAGAACTGGTACGAGGAGGGTGCTGTGCCCTCAGAGCCATTCTTCGTGCCTCGGCCAGGGGCTACAGAGGAAGACGACG GAGTTGTAATCTCCATGATTAGTGAGAAAAGTGGAGGTGGATATGCATTGTTGCTTGATGGATCCTCCTTCGAAGAGATTGCCAGAGCAAGGTTCCCATATGGTCTTCCATACGGGTTGCATGGATGCTGGgttcccaaaaaataa
- the LOC108979512 gene encoding protein unc-13 homolog, whose protein sequence is MAHLFRELSLGHSKRETTPPPPPLTVMPTTNEAATDLPSPLGELASQLSLSDLRLTAYEIFVAACRTSSGKPLTFIPNSDSPGHHHSPASPGLQRSLTSTAASKVKKAFGLKSPSGSASKNSPGSGSGSGPGKPRRPLTVGELMRTQMGVSEAMDSRVRRALLRIAAGQVGRRIESVVVPLELLQQLKLSDFTDQQEYDAWQKRTLKVLEAGLLLHPRLPLDKSYSTAQRLRQIIQGALDRPIETGKNNESMQVLRSAVMALASRSSDGSLHESCHWADGFPLNLQFYEMLLEACFDANDETAIIEEVDELMEHIKKTWGILGMNQMLHNICFTWVLFHRFVATGQVEMDLLYSADSQLAEVAKDAKTTKDTEYSKILSSTLSSILGWAEKRLLAYHDTFDGGNVDTMQGIVSLGVSAAKILVEDISNEYRRRRKGEVDVARNRIDTYIRSSLRTAFAQRMEKADSSRRASKNQPNPLPVLAILAKDVGDLAINEKEVFSPILKQWHPFAAGVAVATLHACYGNELKQSISGIMELTPDAVLVLRAADKLEKDLVQIAVEDSVDSDDGGKAIIREMPPYEAEAAIANLVKGWIKTRLDRLKEWVDRNLQQEVWNPLGNQEGYAPSAVEVLRILDETLDAYFQLPIPMHPALLPDLMVGLDRCLQYYITKAKSGCGSRNTFIPTLPALTRCTMGSKFQGFGKKKEKSPNSQKRNPQIATMNGDNSFGISQLCVRINTLQRIWSELDVMEKRIITRLRNSESAHAEDFSNGLVKKFELSPAACVEGIQQLSEAVAYRIVFRDLSHVLWDGLYVGEPSSSRIDLFLQELERNLLIISDTLHERVRTRIITDIMKASFDGFLLVLLAGGPSRAFSRQDSQIIEDDFKSLKDLFWANGDGLPSELIDKFSTAVRGVLPLFRTDTESLIERFRRVTLETYGSSARSRPPLPPTSGQWNATEPNTLLRVLCYRNDEAASKFLKKTYNLPKKL, encoded by the exons ATGGCTCACCTCTTCAGAGAGCTGTCTCTGGGCCATTCCAAGAGGGAGACAACGCCCCCACCACCGCCATTAACAGTAATGCCTACCACAAACGAAGCCGCCACTGATCTCCCTTCCCCGCTTGGGGAACTCGCCTCCCAACTCTCCCTTTCTGACCTTCGTCTCACCGCCTACGAGATCTTCGTCGCCGCCTGTCGCACTTCATCCGGCAAGCCCCTCACCTTCATCCCCAATTCCGACTCCCCTGGCCACCACCACTCCCCCGCCTCCCCTGGGTTGCAGCGATCCCTCACCTCCACTGCTGCCAGCAAGGTCAAGAAGGCTTTCGGCCTCAAATCGCCCTCCGGGTCGGCCTCCAAGAATAGTCCCGGTTCGGGCTCTGGTTCCGGTCCGGGGAAGCCGAGGAGACCGCTTACGGTTGGGGAGCTGATGAGGACTCAAATGGGGGTCTCGGAGGCCATGGATTCCAGGGTCAGGAGAGCTCTTCTGAGGATCGCTGCTGGCCAG GTTGGAAGGCGAATCGAGTCGGTGGTAGTCCCACTTGAGCTGTTACAGCAGCTCAAGCTTTCAGACTTCACTGATCAACAAGAATATGATGCGTGGCAAAAGAGAACCCTGAAAGTTCTTGAGGCTGGTCTCCTCTTGCATCCCCGCTTGCCACTAGATAAGTCATATTCTACTGCACAGCGGCTGCGGCAAATTATTCAAGGTGCATTGGATAGACCCATTGAAACTGGGAAGAACAATGAATCTATGCAAGTGCTTCGTAGTGCTGTTATGGCTCTTGCCAGCAGATCTTCCGATGGGTCTCTCCACGAGTCATGCCACTGGGCAGATGGGTTTCCATTGAATCTCCAGTTCTATGAAATGCTTCTAGAAGCGTGCTTTGATGCTAATGATGAAACAGCTATTATCGAAGAAGTTGACGAGCTTATGGAACACATTAAGAAGACATGGGGAATTCTTGGAATGAACCAGATGCTCCATAACATTTGCTTCACGTGGGTTTTATTTCACCGTTTTGTCGCAACTGGCCAAGTTGAGATGGATCTTCTGTACTCGGCCGATAGTCAGCTTGCAGAAGTTGCAAAAGATGCAAAAACAACAAAGGATACAGAGTACTCCAAGATCTTGAGTTCTACATTAAGTTcaatcttgggttgggcagagaaAAGGCTCCTTGCATATCATGACACTTTTGATGGTGGAAATGTCGATACCATGCAGGGCATTGTTTCTCTGGGTGTATCAGCTGCCAAGATTTTGGTTGAAGATATATCCAATGAGTATCGCAGAAGGAGGAAAGGTGAAGTTGATGTGGCTCGCAACAGGATTGACACTTACATCAGGTCATCACTTCGCACAGCTTTTGCTCAG CGAATGGAAAAGGCAGACTCAAGCAGAAGAGCATCCAAAAACCAGCCAAATCCTCTTCCTGTTCTTGCCATCCTTGCAAAGGATGTTGGTGATCTGGCAATTAATGAGAAGGAGGTGTTCAGTCCAATACTGAAGCAATGGCATCCTTTTGCAGCTGGTGTGGCTGTGGCCACCCTTCATGCCTGCTATGGGAATGAGCTCAAACAATCCATATCAGGTATAATGGAGTTGACACCAGATGCTGTACTAGTGTTGCGAGCTGCAGATAAGCTGGAGAAAGATCTTGTACAGATAGCTGTGGAAGATTCAGTGGACAGTGATGATGGTGGGAAGGCAATAATCCGTGAGATGCCTCCTTATGAAGCTGAAGCTGCAATTGCCAATCTGGTGAAAGGTTGGATCAAAACAAGATTAGACAGACTGAAGGAGTGGGTCGATAGGAATCTGCAACAAGAG GTCTGGAACCCATTGGGAAACCAAGAAGGATATGCTCCATCTGCTGTCGAAGTTTTGCGTATTCTGGATGAAACGTTGGACGCATACTTTCAGTTGCCAATACCAATGCATCCTGCATTGCTTCCTGACTTGATGGTTGGTCTTGACAGATGTCTTCAATATTACATAACCAAGGCAAAATCTGGCTGTG GATCACGGAATACATTTATTCCCACCTTGCCAGCTTTGACCAGATGTACCATGGGATCAAAGTTCCAAGGCtttgggaagaagaaagaaaaatcaccAAATTCTCAGAAGAGGAATCCTCAGATTGCAACAATGAATGGGGATAACTCTTTTGGGATATCACAGCTGTGCGTTCGTATAAACACTCTGCAAAGAATCTGGAGTGAGTTGGATGTTATGGAGAAGAGGATAATTACTCGACTCAGAAACTCTGAGTCTGCTCATGCAGAGGACTTCTCAAACGGTTTAGTGAAGAAGTTTGAGCTTTCTCCTGCTGCTTGTGTGGAAGGAATTCAGCAGCTCTCCGAAGCAGTGGCTTATAGAATCGTTTTTCGTGATCTAAGTCATGTTCTATGGGATGGCTTATATGTTGGAGAGCCATCATCTTCAAGGATTGATCTCTTTCTTCAGGAGCTTGAGAGGAACTTGCTGATCATTTCAGACACTCTGCATGAAAGAGTTCGTACACGGATTATAACAGACATAATGAAAGCCTCCTTTGATGGGTTCTTGCTGGTATTGCTTGCTGGAGGCCCCTCCCGTGCTTTCTCTCGGCAAGATTCTCAGATAATTGAGGATGATTTCAAATCCCTGAAAGATCTATTCTGGGCAAATGGGGACGGGCTGCCTTCTGAGTTGATAGACAAGTTTTCTACCGCAGTGAGAGGTGTACTTCCACTATTCCGAACTGATACTGAGAGCCTTATTGAGCGGTTCAGACGTGTGACCTTGGAGACGTATGGCTCTTCTGCCAGGTCCAGACCTCCATTACCTCCAACTTCTGGACAATGGAACGCAACAGAACCGAACACACTTCTACGTGTTTTATGCTATCGGAATGACGAAGCGGCCTCGAAGTTTCTAAAGAAAACTTATAATTTGCCCAAAAAACTGTAA
- the LOC108979514 gene encoding uncharacterized protein LOC108979514 has protein sequence MESVASNSPSPDNHRPPLRFRPIQPIADRIVRALRHHLRLLHRSDQSKFYVLGATGNVYIVMLSTTPSCTCPDRTSPCKHILFVFIRVLGVSLDDACLRRKTLRPFQLNRLLGAPILPEALAGARVRERFHQLFFQSRQGSSQPIVEIEDGTTCPICLDEMGKCENVVTCGTCQNPIHEECLLRWKRSRGRRSATCVICRARWRDRADQEKYLNLAAYASQDDPPTAEGSGGCGG, from the coding sequence ATGGAGTCGGTTGCCTCCAATTCACCATCACCAGACAACCACCGGCCTCCCTTGCGATTCAGACCTATCCAACCTATAGCAGATCGGATAGTGAGAGCCCTTCGACACCACCTCCGCCTCCTCCACCGCTCAGACCAATCCAAGTTTTATGTCTTGGGTGCCACCGGAAATGTGTATATTGTGATGTTGTCTACTACCCCTTCATGCACGTGCCCTGACCGCACATCTCCATGCAAACACATCTTGTTCGTCTTCATTCGAGTATTGGGTGTTTCTCTAGACGATGCTTGTCTTCGTAGGAAGACTCTTCGGCCATTCCAACTCAATCGTCTACTTGGTGCGCCTATATTACCCGAAGCACTTGCAGGAGCTAGGGTTCGCGAGAGATTCCATCAACTATTCTTTCAATCTAGGCAGGGCTCTTCGCAACCGATTGTTGAGATAGAAGATGGTACTACTTGCCCAATTTGCCTGGACGAGATGGGAAAATGTGAGAACGTGGTGACATGTGGTACTTGTCAGAATCCGATACATGAAGAATGCTTATTGAGATGGAAGAGGAGTAGGGGAAGAAGGTCTGCTACTTGCGTGATATGTCGGGCAAGGTGGAGAGATAGGGCAGATCAGGAAAAGTACTTGAACTTGGCTGCTTATGCAAGCCAGGACGATCCACCAACTGCTGAGGGCAGTGGAGGCTGTGGTGGTTAA
- the LOC108979507 gene encoding peptidyl-tRNA hydrolase 2, mitochondrial isoform X1, translating to MLGSSRIPSHSPKKQQPKQEREWLALSFKPENFIPGLVIGFIFGLLLDLSKPSKNHVKKKNFSPGNLQQKYAVSNNGDQELKLVLVVRQDLKMKSGKIASQCAHAATGMYAELMQSHRSLLREWEQCGQPKIVVTCKNQQEMNKLKDAAESIGLPTFVVADAGRTQVMAGSKTVLAVGPGSKVSVDSVTGKLPLL from the exons ATGCTGGGGTCATCTCGAATCCCTTCCCACTCTCCCAAGAAG CAGCAACCGAAGCAAGAAAGAGAATGGTTAGCATTAAGCTTCAAGCCGGAGAACTTCATCCCAGGCCTTGTCATTGGTTTTATATTTGGGTTGTTGCTGGATCTATCCAAACCCTCCAAGAATCatgtaaagaagaaaaatttctcTCCAGGAAATCTCCAACAGAAATATGCGGTCTCAAATAATGGTGACCAAGAGCTCAAACTG GTTCTTGTAGTTAGACAAGATCTGAAGATGAAATCAGGAAAGATTGCATCTCAATGTGCTC ATGCTGCCACTGGCATGTATGCAGAACTAATGCAAAG TCACCGGTCCCTTTTGAGAGAATGGGAACAATGTGGTCAACCTAAAATAGTTGTCACATGCAAGAATCAACAAGAAAT GAATAAGCTGAAGGATGCAGCTGAGAGCATTGGCCTTCCAACTTTTGTAGTTGCTGATGCTGGACGAACACAG GTTATGGCTGGATCCAAGACTGTTCTCGCAGTTGGACCTG GATCGAAAGTATCAGTGGATTCGGTGACAGGAAAACTGCCCTTGCTATGA
- the LOC108979507 gene encoding peptidyl-tRNA hydrolase 2, mitochondrial isoform X2, which yields MLGSSRIPSHSPKKQPKQEREWLALSFKPENFIPGLVIGFIFGLLLDLSKPSKNHVKKKNFSPGNLQQKYAVSNNGDQELKLVLVVRQDLKMKSGKIASQCAHAATGMYAELMQSHRSLLREWEQCGQPKIVVTCKNQQEMNKLKDAAESIGLPTFVVADAGRTQVMAGSKTVLAVGPGSKVSVDSVTGKLPLL from the exons ATGCTGGGGTCATCTCGAATCCCTTCCCACTCTCCCAAGAAG CAACCGAAGCAAGAAAGAGAATGGTTAGCATTAAGCTTCAAGCCGGAGAACTTCATCCCAGGCCTTGTCATTGGTTTTATATTTGGGTTGTTGCTGGATCTATCCAAACCCTCCAAGAATCatgtaaagaagaaaaatttctcTCCAGGAAATCTCCAACAGAAATATGCGGTCTCAAATAATGGTGACCAAGAGCTCAAACTG GTTCTTGTAGTTAGACAAGATCTGAAGATGAAATCAGGAAAGATTGCATCTCAATGTGCTC ATGCTGCCACTGGCATGTATGCAGAACTAATGCAAAG TCACCGGTCCCTTTTGAGAGAATGGGAACAATGTGGTCAACCTAAAATAGTTGTCACATGCAAGAATCAACAAGAAAT GAATAAGCTGAAGGATGCAGCTGAGAGCATTGGCCTTCCAACTTTTGTAGTTGCTGATGCTGGACGAACACAG GTTATGGCTGGATCCAAGACTGTTCTCGCAGTTGGACCTG GATCGAAAGTATCAGTGGATTCGGTGACAGGAAAACTGCCCTTGCTATGA
- the LOC108979508 gene encoding protein NONRESPONDING TO OXYLIPINS 2, mitochondrial-like, whose amino-acid sequence MASRCRSISQPTLSFLKSTFAKPNLKPKSATSHHTATPRSSLSTPRSIPQLGALQSLLPLHTAVSSARLTSCLGVDSSGSRSLSQGMLCSANPGV is encoded by the exons ATGGCCTCTCGCTGTAGATCTATTTCCCAACCAACTCTTTCTTTCCTCAAATCGACATTCGCCAAACCCAACCTTAAACCCAAATCCGCGACGTCTCATCACACAGCTACGCCGCGCTCTTCGCTCTCGACTCCAAG GTCGATTCCTCAATTGGGTGCTCTTCAGTCTCTGCTTCCTCTCCACACAGCGGTCTCTTCGGCTCGGCTCACGTCGTGCCTCGGCGTTGATTCGAGCGGCTCGAGGTCGTTGTCTCAGGGTATGCTTTGCAGTGCAAATCCAGGAGTCTGA